The Sphaerochaeta globosa str. Buddy region TCGTCCTGCGTACGACTGGGCAACAGCCATTGACGACATCGAGCATGCGCCCCATCAGTACGAGTTCGCCCGCCTTAACATCAACTATTTGGTGATGAGCAAGAGAAGGCTGCTCAACCTGGTGAAGCTTGGCATCGTAGACGGATGGGACGATCCGCGTATGCCTACCATCAGCGGTATCCGAAGGCGTGGGTACTCCCCTGAATCGATGAAGGATTTCGTCAGCCGCATCGGTGTTGCCAAGGTAGAGAGCATGGTGGATTACTCTCTTCTGGAGTTCTGCGTCCGTGAAGACCTCAACAAACGTGCAGAACGGTTGATGGTTGTCCTGGATCCCTTGAAACTGGTCATCGACAACTATCCCGAGGGCAAGGTTGAGTACTTTGAGGCTGTAAACAACCCCGAAGATCCCAATAGTGCCACTCATACAATTCCGTTCTCACGGGAATTGTATATTGAGCGGGAAGATTTCATGGAAGTTCCGGCCAAGGGCTACCATCGCCTGTATATCGGCAATGAGATCCGCCTCAAATATACATACTATGTCACGGCCAATTCTGTGGTGAAGGATGAACAGGGCAACATTGTCGAGGTGCATTGCACCTACGACCCTGAGTCCAAGGGGGGAACAACCCCTGACAATCGCAAGGTGAAGGGAACCAGTCACTGGGTCAGCGCCTCAGAGGGTGTCACCATCGAGACTCGCCTGTATGACAAACTCTTCATGACCGAGTATCCTGGTGAAGCGAGCGGCAACTATCTGGATGACTTGAATCCCGATTCCTTGAAAATTGTCACCGACGCAAAGGCTGAACCTGAGATACTCAATGCCAAAGTCGGCGATTACCTGCAATTTATTAGAAACGGGTATTTCTGCAAGGACAACCATAGCGAAGGCCTGGTTTTCAACCGAACCGTTACGCTTAAGGATTCCTGGGCCAAGCTCAAACAGAAAATGGGTATGTAATATTTGCGTTGAGGGGGACGATGTACGTCCCCCTGCTTGCAGGGGAGAGAATAATGAACTATTTCTTCGACCAGCACTTCCATGTCATGCACATTTCCCATCCGAATCTCATCAGTTTCTTCTCTTCGCTGGAGTCCGGCATTCCCGATCTCATCACCAGCGGAGCACTCTCCCCCAGCTACATTCTCACAACCAAGAATCGTAAAGGCCCGATACTCCTCAACCGATTGACCAATACACTTACCACCTTCGAGCAGACCATCGGCCAAACCTTGGTGATGATGGAAGATGACTTACAAGGCGTGTTTGCATCACATGAAGAAGGAGCGCCCAGACCCGAGCTTCCCTATATCAGGGACGGGAAAATGCATATGCGTGGGAGAACCTACGATAAACTGGCTATGTGCCCGCTTCTGATGGATTTCTCCAGCAACCAAATCCGCAAGGAAAATCTCTATTACCCCACTCCCAATGAACAAAAAATCCTCGACTATGTACAAGATACGCTTCAAGGATTTGCTTATTATCGTAAGGAAAAGCCTGATGGACTGTTTGAGTTTTTTCCGTTCCTCGGAATCAATCCTCCGGTGCACTCCCTCGATTTCATCAAGGAGTTATTGGAAACCTATGTGACTACGGATGGAAAGAAAAAACAAACCAAGCAATTCTATGGCATCAAGTTCTATCCGCCCCTAGGATATGATCCTTGGCCGACCGATGAGATGGAGAGGGAGAAAGTCCTGTATATCTATGATTTCTGCAACCAATACGGCATCCCGATCATGACGCATTGTGATGACCAAGGCTTTCGAGGAGTTCCAGCCAAGGAAGCCTGGAAGTACACTGCACCATCGGCCTACAAGCCGGTTCTGGCCCGCTTTCCGATGCTTAGGATTGACTTTGCCCATTATGGCTGGCAATATACTCCGCTGCAGAAGAATCCCCTTACTATGTTTTCTGGTCTGACCAGCAAAATCCCCGACTCAACATGGTTCTATGAGATTATCGAGCTGATGCAGCTCTATCCAAACATCTATGCCGATGTCTCTTTCAGCGGAACCAATGGGGACTTCTATGCTTTGTTTACCAACTATTTGAATTCATTGGATGAAGAAAAACGGCAGACTATTCTTTGCCGTTCGCTTTTCGGTTCCGATTTTTCAGTCAATCTGATGAAAGTGGAAAGTTATACCTCCTACTATCGGATGTTTGAGCAATCGCCACTGTCCGATGATGAGGTGCATGCGATGGTTTCAACCAATCCAAGCCGCTTCATGAAATTCGAAAGCTAAAAAATAGGCAGGCCGATGGCCTGCCTCTCTAGCGCTACACTGATTTCGCTTAGTAATTCTTGGCAACAATCTCGAAATATGCTTGGGGATGGGCGCAAACAGCACATATTGCAGGGGCTTTCTTGCCAATGACGATATGACCACAGTTGGAGCACTTCCACATCTGGTCTCCCTCACGACTGAAGACCAACGAACCTTCGACATTCTTCAACAAGTCAAGATAGCGCTGCTCATGATGCTTCTCAATCGCTGCGACCATCTCAAAGAGGGTTGCAATCTTATTGAATCCTTCCTCGCGGGCAATCTTGGCAAAACCGGAATACATTTCGGTCCACTCATAGTGCTCGCCGGCGGCAGCATCCTTCAGGTTAGTAGCGGTAGTATGAATCTCTCCACCTTCCTGCAGGAGCTTGTACCAAATCTTGGCGTGTTCCTTTTCATTGGCAGCAGTTTCCTCAAACAGATTGGCGATCTGAACATACCCTTCCTTCTTGGCCTGGGAAGCGTAATACGTGTACTTGTTGCGTGCCATGGATTCACCTGCAAACGCAGTATTCAGATTGGCTTCCGTCTTTGATCCTTTCAATTCCATACCTTACTCCTTCACTGCTTTTCGGCAGCATGCTTTTTTTGGCAATCGGGGCAAACCCCGTTGAACACTATCTCGTAAGATTCAAGGACATATCCAAAGGTTTCAACATTCTTTGCGCAAAGGTTGATATCGTCAAACATCTCAATGTCACTCACCTGCTTACAATCAGTGCATTGGATATGGTAATGATTTCCCAATGTACGGTCGAAATGGTCAGGGCCACCAAGAACACGGATACGTTTTACCTTTCCTTCATCAACCAGCATATTCAAATTGCGATATACCGTCGCTCGACTGATGGAAGGATGCTTCAGCACAATGTTCTCGTAAATTTGTTCAGCATTAGGATGATTGGTTGCAGTAGTAACTGCGTCCCATACCAGTCCCTTCTGTATTGTCTGTCGCTTCTCTTTCATGGAATTTCCTAAATGATATTGAATCTCAATAATTATGATAGTCCAAGCTAAACACAGTGTCAACAAGATACTGGAAAAACCGGGCACCCAACAAGAAACCCCAGGTAAACCTGGGGCTTCCTGTACAACAGGAATCACTTACTTATCTTTGTTTTTCCCATCTTCATCGAGCCAGAAGAATGAATCATTCTCGTTCTCTCCCCGTGTCTTGGTTTCACGGAACTTGTCAAAACCATAGGGTTTGGGGGAAGATTTACGTTCACGCTTCACTCTTGCATCTGCTCCTATCTCATCACGTGGTGCTGAGAATGCAGGACGATCTTCGCTTCTGCGGAATGCAGGACGTTCGGGCCTGTCGCCGTAGGGTCTTCTCTCTTCACGGTCGCCGGCTGGGCGGTCGCGGAATGAGGGACGATCACCAAAGGGCTTGCGGTCGTCGCGGTCATGGAACGAAGGACGTTCGGGCCTGTCGCCGTAGGGTCTTCTCTCTTCACGGTCGCCGGCCGGGCGGTCGCGGAATGAGGGACGATCCCCAAAGGGCTTGCGGTCGTCGCGGTCGCGGAACGAAGGACGTTCGGGCCTGTCGCCGTAGGGTCTTCTCTCTTCACGGTCGCCGGCTGGGCGGTCGCGGAATGAGGGACGATCACCAAAAGGCTTGCGGTCGTCGCGGTCATGGAACGAAGGACGTTCGGGCCTGTCGCCGTAGGGTCTTCTCTCTTCACGGTCGCCGGCCGGGCGGTCGCGGAATGAGGGGCGATCACCGAAGGGCTTGCGGTCGTCACGGTCGCGGAACGAAGGACGTTCGGGCCTGTCGCCGTAGGGTCTTCTCTCTTCACGGTCGCCGGCTGGGCGGTCGCGGAACGAGGGACGATCCCCAAAAGGCTTGCGGTCGTCGCGGTCGCGGAACGAAGGACGTTCGGGCCTGTCGCCGTAAGGTCTTCTCTCTTCACGGTCGCCGGCTGGGCGGTCGCGGAATGAGGGACGATCACCAAAAGGCTTGCGGTCGTCGCGGTCGCGGAACGAAGGACGTTCGGGCCTGTCGCCGTAAGGTCTTCTCTCTTCACGGTTACCGTAGGAGGGACGGTCGCCTGCGGGACGGTCACGGAAAGACGACGGCCTCTCGCTTCTGTCGCCATAGGGTCTTCTCTCTTCACGATTGCCGTAGGAGGGACGGTCGCCTGCGGGACGGTCACGGAAAGACGACGGCCTCTCGCTTCTGTCGCCATAGGGTCTTCTCTCTTCACGATTGCCGTAGGAGGGACGGTCGCCTGCGGGACGGTCACGGAAAGACGACGGCCTCTCGTTTCTGTCACCATAGGGTCTTCTCTCATCACGGTTGCCGTACGCGGGGCGACGGTCATCATGACGAGGGCCTCTCTCTTCATTGCCTGTTCGCTCACGATCCATTCTTGGAGAGCGGGTAGCTTCAGTCTGTTCTGCTT contains the following coding sequences:
- a CDS encoding glutamine--tRNA ligase/YqeY domain fusion protein, encoding MDERTEEKTPLNFLERIIEDDLANNRVPDNTIVTRFPPEPNGYLHIGHIKSICLNFGLAEKYKGRCHLRLDDTNPEKEDIEYSDSIKRDIRWLGFDWGKYEYHASDYYPQLYEIAVRLIKEGKAFVDSLSFAEMKEYRGTLTEGGKNSPYRDRSVEENLRLFEEMHQGKHPEGSLVLRAKIDMSSPNINLRDPVLYRIKFASHPRTGDTWCIYPMYDFTHPISDAIEGITHSICTLEFEDHRPAYDWATAIDDIEHAPHQYEFARLNINYLVMSKRRLLNLVKLGIVDGWDDPRMPTISGIRRRGYSPESMKDFVSRIGVAKVESMVDYSLLEFCVREDLNKRAERLMVVLDPLKLVIDNYPEGKVEYFEAVNNPEDPNSATHTIPFSRELYIEREDFMEVPAKGYHRLYIGNEIRLKYTYYVTANSVVKDEQGNIVEVHCTYDPESKGGTTPDNRKVKGTSHWVSASEGVTIETRLYDKLFMTEYPGEASGNYLDDLNPDSLKIVTDAKAEPEILNAKVGDYLQFIRNGYFCKDNHSEGLVFNRTVTLKDSWAKLKQKMGM
- a CDS encoding amidohydrolase family protein; protein product: MNYFFDQHFHVMHISHPNLISFFSSLESGIPDLITSGALSPSYILTTKNRKGPILLNRLTNTLTTFEQTIGQTLVMMEDDLQGVFASHEEGAPRPELPYIRDGKMHMRGRTYDKLAMCPLLMDFSSNQIRKENLYYPTPNEQKILDYVQDTLQGFAYYRKEKPDGLFEFFPFLGINPPVHSLDFIKELLETYVTTDGKKKQTKQFYGIKFYPPLGYDPWPTDEMEREKVLYIYDFCNQYGIPIMTHCDDQGFRGVPAKEAWKYTAPSAYKPVLARFPMLRIDFAHYGWQYTPLQKNPLTMFSGLTSKIPDSTWFYEIIELMQLYPNIYADVSFSGTNGDFYALFTNYLNSLDEEKRQTILCRSLFGSDFSVNLMKVESYTSYYRMFEQSPLSDDEVHAMVSTNPSRFMKFES
- the rbr gene encoding rubrerythrin, which gives rise to MELKGSKTEANLNTAFAGESMARNKYTYYASQAKKEGYVQIANLFEETAANEKEHAKIWYKLLQEGGEIHTTATNLKDAAAGEHYEWTEMYSGFAKIAREEGFNKIATLFEMVAAIEKHHEQRYLDLLKNVEGSLVFSREGDQMWKCSNCGHIVIGKKAPAICAVCAHPQAYFEIVAKNY
- a CDS encoding Fur family transcriptional regulator; the encoded protein is MKEKRQTIQKGLVWDAVTTATNHPNAEQIYENIVLKHPSISRATVYRNLNMLVDEGKVKRIRVLGGPDHFDRTLGNHYHIQCTDCKQVSDIEMFDDINLCAKNVETFGYVLESYEIVFNGVCPDCQKKHAAEKQ
- a CDS encoding class I SAM-dependent methyltransferase → MRVYDRNLERFPVTVDLYGPYARVTDYSDEGLDEEEELICCDIVSRMLYIQADRVIFHRRPKRVGKEQHSLQGETSLVLQVTENELFFTVDLTKRIDTGLFLDHMLTRMMVESVSQGCRVLNLFSYTGAFSVYAARGGATSVESVDLSSTYTAWAQKNLADNGYSTVMYPCIAADAWQYVVEALSSGKVYDLIVFDPPSFSNSRKMDYDFDVQRDYQRWMKVLNALLAREGKLVFSTNLGTFRMDTKAVRGFEVQEITTQVVAPGFTRRLGTARTWLLQKQQDVRITAADLRTVEKKAGNDQREEHVDVESMKKEKALKDIEVQEEKIVAEIAQEEAVQEDVVVVAESAQEEIVQEEAVVAESVQDEAVQEEESSDLEQDTEEAADETEANEVEDDLLTLHWDDEDIAPLFEEDGEAEQTEATRSPRMDRERTGNEERGPRHDDRRPAYGNRDERRPYGDRNERPSSFRDRPAGDRPSYGNREERRPYGDRSERPSSFRDRPAGDRPSYGNREERRPYGDRSERPSSFRDRPAGDRPSYGNREERRPYGDRPERPSFRDRDDRKPFGDRPSFRDRPAGDREERRPYGDRPERPSFRDRDDRKPFGDRPSFRDRPAGDREERRPYGDRPERPSFRDRDDRKPFGDRPSFRDRPAGDREERRPYGDRPERPSFHDRDDRKPFGDRPSFRDRPAGDREERRPYGDRPERPSFRDRDDRKPFGDRPSFRDRPAGDREERRPYGDRPERPSFHDRDDRKPFGDRPSFRDRPAGDREERRPYGDRPERPAFRRSEDRPAFSAPRDEIGADARVKRERKSSPKPYGFDKFRETKTRGENENDSFFWLDEDGKNKDK